A single region of the Nocardioides aquaticus genome encodes:
- a CDS encoding LamB/YcsF family protein — MSARVDLNADVGEGFGRWTLGDDEAVLSLVSSANVACGFHAGDPVTLRRCCELAAARGVVVGAQVGYRDLAGFGRRFLDVDPAELTAEVVYQVGALEALARVAGTRVAYVKPHGALYNATVHHAAQARAVVEAVAAYDRSLPLLGLPGSLLLAEAERAGLRTVREAFGDRGYTPEGTLVPRSQPGAVLEDPDEVAARVLRMVREGEVVAVDGSVVAVEAESVCLHGDSPGAVAMARAVRAALADAGVAVTAFA, encoded by the coding sequence GTGAGCGCCCGGGTGGACCTGAACGCCGACGTGGGCGAGGGCTTCGGCCGCTGGACGCTCGGCGACGACGAGGCCGTGCTGAGCCTGGTCAGCAGCGCCAACGTCGCCTGCGGCTTCCACGCCGGCGACCCGGTCACCCTGCGTCGCTGCTGCGAGCTGGCGGCGGCGCGCGGGGTGGTGGTCGGGGCGCAGGTCGGCTACCGCGACCTGGCCGGCTTCGGGCGGCGCTTCCTCGACGTCGACCCGGCCGAGCTGACCGCCGAGGTCGTCTACCAGGTCGGCGCGCTCGAGGCCCTGGCCCGGGTGGCCGGCACCCGGGTGGCCTACGTCAAGCCGCACGGTGCGCTCTACAACGCCACGGTGCACCACGCGGCGCAGGCCCGGGCCGTGGTCGAGGCCGTCGCGGCGTACGACCGGTCCCTGCCGCTGCTGGGCCTGCCGGGCTCGCTGCTGCTCGCCGAGGCCGAGCGGGCCGGGCTGCGCACGGTGCGGGAGGCCTTCGGCGACCGCGGCTACACGCCCGAGGGGACGCTCGTGCCGCGCTCGCAGCCCGGGGCGGTGCTGGAGGACCCCGACGAGGTCGCCGCGCGCGTGCTGCGGATGGTCCGGGAGGGCGAGGTGGTCGCCGTCGACGGCTCCGTGGTCGCGGTGGAGGCGGAGTCGGTCTGCCTGCACGGCGACAGTCCCGGCGCCGTCGCCATGGCCCGGGCCGTGCGTGCCGCCCTCGCCGACGCCGGCGTCGCCGTGACGGCCTTCGCGTGA
- the pxpB gene encoding 5-oxoprolinase subunit PxpB, with protein MRVRAYGDRAVLVELATTQEAVDWAAGLETLLGSAAGAGGAEQLEQVVPAARSVLVVARDGVPVVEVRRLLDRVEPRPAAASDEGDVLEVPTVYDGEDLADVASLTGLTEEQVVAAHTGQTWRVAFAGFAPGFGYLLGEDDRLHVPRRDEPRTRVPEGSVGLAGAYSGVYPTASPGGWQLLGRTDLVLWDVDRDPPALLRPGVRVRFVDVGGAAGGGGA; from the coding sequence GTGAGGGTGCGGGCCTACGGCGACCGCGCCGTCCTGGTCGAGCTCGCCACGACCCAGGAGGCCGTGGACTGGGCGGCCGGGCTCGAGACCCTGCTCGGCAGCGCCGCCGGGGCCGGAGGGGCCGAGCAGCTGGAGCAGGTCGTGCCGGCCGCGCGCAGCGTGCTCGTGGTGGCACGCGACGGCGTCCCGGTCGTCGAGGTGCGCCGCCTCCTCGACCGCGTCGAGCCCCGTCCCGCCGCCGCGAGCGACGAGGGCGACGTCCTGGAGGTGCCGACGGTCTACGACGGCGAGGACCTCGCCGACGTCGCGTCGCTGACCGGTCTCACCGAGGAGCAGGTCGTGGCCGCCCACACCGGTCAGACCTGGCGGGTCGCCTTCGCGGGCTTCGCCCCGGGCTTCGGCTACCTGCTCGGGGAGGACGACCGGCTCCACGTCCCGCGTCGCGACGAACCGCGGACCCGGGTGCCGGAGGGGTCGGTGGGCCTGGCCGGGGCGTACTCCGGGGTCTACCCGACGGCGTCGCCCGGCGGGTGGCAGCTGCTCGGCCGTACGGACCTGGTCCTCTGGGACGTCGACCGCGACCCGCCCGCCCTGCTGCGCCCCGGTGTGCGGGTGCGGTTCGTCGACGTCGGCGGTGCCGCGGGCGGTGGCGGCGCGTGA
- a CDS encoding biotin-dependent carboxyltransferase family protein, with product MSGLRVRATGPLALVEDLGRRGLAGVGVGRSGAADRGALRLANRLLGNPEGAAAVEVLLGGLEVEALADLDVVVTGAPAPVLLDGRPVGSHARTRVAAGSRLTLGVPGTGLRSYLAVRGGLDVPPVLGSASHDVLAGLGRAPLAAGDLLEVGEPAGPLPATHAAPPPGDDGRDVVLRAVLGPHEDRVVDVAPLATGWWEVSERSNRVGARLQGEGLVATDDEQLPSEGTWRGAVQVPPGGEPVLFLADHPVTGGYPVVAVVVDADVDRAAQLRPGQRVRLRWVTA from the coding sequence GTGAGCGGCCTGCGCGTGCGCGCGACCGGCCCGCTGGCCCTGGTCGAGGACCTCGGACGACGCGGCCTCGCCGGCGTGGGCGTCGGCCGCTCGGGCGCCGCGGACCGGGGCGCGCTGCGCCTGGCCAACCGGCTGCTGGGCAACCCCGAGGGCGCTGCCGCGGTCGAGGTCCTCCTCGGCGGTCTCGAGGTCGAGGCGCTCGCCGACCTCGACGTCGTCGTCACCGGCGCACCCGCACCGGTGCTGCTCGACGGGCGCCCGGTCGGCTCGCACGCCCGGACCCGGGTGGCGGCCGGGTCGCGGCTGACGCTGGGGGTGCCGGGCACCGGCCTGCGGTCGTACCTGGCCGTGCGCGGGGGCCTCGACGTCCCGCCGGTCCTCGGCTCCGCCAGCCACGACGTGCTCGCCGGCCTCGGCCGGGCGCCGCTCGCGGCGGGGGACCTGCTCGAGGTGGGGGAGCCCGCCGGTCCGCTGCCGGCGACCCACGCCGCGCCGCCGCCGGGCGACGACGGGCGCGACGTGGTGCTGCGCGCCGTGCTGGGACCGCACGAGGACCGGGTCGTCGACGTCGCGCCCCTGGCCACCGGCTGGTGGGAGGTCAGCGAGCGCAGCAACCGGGTCGGCGCCCGGCTGCAGGGCGAGGGACTGGTGGCGACCGACGACGAGCAGCTGCCCAGCGAGGGCACCTGGCGGGGCGCCGTGCAGGTGCCTCCCGGTGGCGAGCCCGTGCTGTTCCTCGCCGACCACCCGGTGACCGGGGGCTACCCGGTGGTGGCCGTGGTGGTCGACGCCGACGTGGACCGGGCCGCGCAGCTGCGCCCGGGGCAGCGCGTACGCCTGCGCTGGGTCACCGCCTGA
- a CDS encoding ATP-binding cassette domain-containing protein, whose product MVERAGLGDLVRRRVSRCSGGEQQRLRFALALLPDPELLVLDEPTAGMDVAARRAFWATMHEEARRGRTVVFATHYLEEADAFAERIVLVARGRVVADGPTHEVRARALGRVVSAAVPDLAAATRRLDGLGEVSADGGRVRVRTGHSDAVALALLTELGGHDLEVAGASLEDAFLQLTADPTVPTVPAVPQEETR is encoded by the coding sequence GTGGTCGAGCGGGCCGGTCTCGGCGACCTGGTCCGGCGGCGGGTCAGCCGGTGCTCCGGCGGGGAGCAGCAGCGTCTCCGCTTCGCCCTGGCCCTGCTGCCCGACCCCGAGCTGCTGGTCCTCGACGAACCGACCGCCGGGATGGACGTGGCGGCCCGACGCGCCTTCTGGGCGACCATGCACGAGGAGGCCCGCCGCGGCAGGACGGTCGTCTTCGCCACCCACTACCTGGAGGAGGCCGACGCCTTCGCCGAGCGGATCGTCCTGGTGGCCCGCGGACGGGTGGTGGCGGACGGTCCCACCCACGAGGTCCGCGCCCGCGCCCTCGGCCGCGTGGTGTCCGCCGCGGTGCCCGACCTCGCCGCCGCGACCCGACGGCTCGACGGCCTCGGCGAGGTGAGCGCCGACGGCGGGCGCGTGCGGGTGCGTACCGGGCACTCCGACGCCGTCGCCCTCGCCCTGCTCACCGAGCTCGGCGGCCACGACCTCGAGGTGGCCGGAGCCTCGCTCGAGGACGCGTTCCTGCAGCTCACCGCCGACCCGACCGTCCCCACCGTCCCCGCCGTCCCGCAGGAGGAGACCCGATGA
- a CDS encoding ABC transporter permease, whose translation MTTMLRLELLRLLRDPVTVFFTALLPAFFYVVFGAAQDFGDQRVGTGNVAMSVMIAMAAYGAVSATIGIGGAAAVERSQGWGRQLGLTPLEDRTHVAVKVVLAVLVACVPIALVYAIGAVTGAEGSLAAWGLSAVVLVLGAAVFSLYGLCFGLAFRSEAAVAGAGGSVVVLGFLGNIFFPLSGVLLEVARWTPLYGYASLARYPLTEGTLYAADGTVSSEALWVPLVNVAGWWAVLALVATWLVRRGRARP comes from the coding sequence ATGACCACGATGCTGCGCCTCGAGCTGCTCCGCCTGCTGCGCGACCCGGTGACGGTGTTCTTCACCGCGCTGCTCCCGGCGTTCTTCTACGTCGTCTTCGGCGCCGCGCAGGACTTCGGCGACCAACGCGTCGGCACCGGCAACGTCGCGATGAGCGTGATGATCGCGATGGCGGCCTACGGGGCGGTGAGCGCGACGATCGGCATCGGCGGCGCCGCCGCGGTCGAGCGGTCCCAGGGGTGGGGGCGCCAGCTCGGGCTGACGCCGCTGGAGGACCGGACGCACGTCGCGGTCAAGGTGGTCCTGGCGGTGCTCGTGGCCTGCGTCCCGATCGCCCTGGTCTACGCGATCGGCGCGGTCACCGGCGCCGAGGGGTCCCTGGCCGCCTGGGGCCTCAGCGCGGTGGTGCTGGTCCTCGGTGCGGCGGTGTTCTCGCTGTACGGCCTCTGTTTCGGCCTGGCGTTCCGCTCCGAGGCCGCCGTGGCCGGCGCGGGCGGCTCCGTGGTGGTGCTCGGGTTCCTCGGCAACATCTTCTTCCCGCTCTCCGGGGTGCTGCTCGAGGTGGCCAGGTGGACCCCGCTCTACGGGTACGCCTCCCTGGCCCGGTACCCGCTGACCGAGGGCACGCTCTACGCCGCCGACGGGACCGTGTCCAGCGAGGCGCTGTGGGTCCCGCTCGTTAACGTGGCCGGGTGGTGGGCGGTGCTGGCGCTGGTGGCGACCTGGTTGGTGCGTCGCGGCCGGGCCCGCCCGTGA
- a CDS encoding sensor histidine kinase, with product MSGPGPAADPWQRYGWLLWSVWLVFLVFPLSAALVAERPGWVRVVAVVAVLGFAATYVVATLRLSRRGAGLGEAAVVLAVLVGLGLAMVPAIGLQAISVVPFLQSFTMFALPRPWCWVAAGLAVASTVALPLAAGEEQAFYFTLVVLGAAAGTGAGRLMSDHAAEYARVSDQLTVTAERERLARDVHDLLGHSLTVVTVKAELAERMVRLDPGRAESELQEIRALTREALADVRATVGGLRAARLDDELRGAAAALGDAGLAASVPADAAVLDPRRRPVAGWVLREAVTNVIRHSGATRCRVELGPHLLRVVDDGCGLPAGDDGPGTGPGHGLRGLRERVEQSGGTLGLGPGDDGRGTAVQVTW from the coding sequence GTGAGCGGCCCGGGGCCGGCCGCCGACCCCTGGCAGCGGTACGGCTGGCTGCTGTGGTCGGTCTGGCTGGTGTTCCTGGTCTTCCCGCTCAGCGCCGCCCTCGTGGCCGAGCGCCCCGGGTGGGTCCGGGTGGTCGCGGTCGTCGCGGTGCTCGGGTTCGCCGCGACGTACGTCGTCGCCACCCTGCGGCTCTCCCGGCGCGGCGCGGGCCTGGGGGAGGCGGCCGTGGTGCTCGCGGTGCTGGTCGGCCTGGGGCTGGCGATGGTGCCCGCGATCGGCCTGCAGGCCATCTCGGTGGTGCCCTTCCTGCAGAGCTTCACCATGTTCGCGCTGCCCCGGCCGTGGTGCTGGGTCGCCGCGGGTCTCGCGGTGGCCTCGACGGTGGCGCTGCCGCTCGCGGCCGGCGAGGAGCAGGCGTTCTACTTCACCCTGGTCGTGCTCGGCGCCGCGGCCGGCACCGGCGCCGGGCGGCTGATGTCGGACCACGCCGCGGAGTACGCCCGGGTCAGCGACCAGCTGACCGTCACCGCGGAGCGCGAGCGGCTGGCCCGCGACGTCCACGACCTGCTGGGGCACAGCCTGACCGTGGTCACGGTCAAGGCCGAGCTGGCCGAGCGGATGGTCCGGCTCGACCCGGGGCGTGCGGAGTCCGAGCTGCAGGAGATCCGTGCCCTGACCCGCGAGGCGCTCGCCGACGTACGGGCCACCGTCGGGGGCCTGCGCGCAGCCCGCCTCGACGACGAGCTGAGGGGCGCTGCTGCCGCCCTCGGCGACGCGGGCCTCGCCGCGAGCGTGCCCGCCGACGCCGCCGTGCTCGACCCGCGCCGCCGCCCGGTCGCGGGCTGGGTGCTGCGCGAGGCCGTCACCAACGTGATCCGCCACAGCGGCGCGACCCGCTGCCGGGTCGAGCTGGGGCCGCACCTGCTGCGCGTGGTGGACGACGGGTGTGGCCTCCCCGCGGGCGACGACGGACCCGGAACCGGGCCCGGGCACGGGCTGCGCGGTCTGCGGGAGCGCGTCGAGCAGTCCGGCGGCACCCTCGGCCTCGGCCCCGGTGACGACGGGCGCGGCACCGCGGTGCAGGTGACCTGGTGA
- a CDS encoding response regulator transcription factor, with protein sequence MVSAPVRLLLADDQALVRGALAALLGLEPDLEVVAEVGRGDEVLAAVAEHRPDVCLLDIEMPGLDGIEVCRRLRADLPPGLAPRVLVVTTFGRAGYLRRALEAGASGFVVKDTPAAELADAVRRVHAGLRVVDPVLATTSLVEGSSPLTERETEVLRLALDGATVAAVAGRLHLSSGTVRNHLSAAIGKTGTRTRVEAARVARERGWL encoded by the coding sequence CTGGTGAGCGCCCCGGTCCGGCTGCTGCTGGCCGACGACCAGGCGCTGGTGCGCGGGGCGCTGGCCGCCCTGCTGGGTCTCGAGCCCGACCTCGAGGTCGTCGCCGAGGTGGGTCGGGGCGACGAGGTCCTGGCCGCGGTCGCCGAGCACCGCCCCGACGTCTGCCTGCTCGACATCGAGATGCCGGGTCTCGACGGCATCGAGGTCTGCCGCCGCCTGCGGGCGGACCTGCCTCCGGGCCTCGCCCCGCGGGTGCTGGTGGTGACCACCTTCGGCCGCGCCGGCTACCTCCGACGGGCGCTGGAGGCCGGCGCGTCCGGCTTCGTCGTCAAGGACACCCCCGCCGCCGAGCTGGCCGACGCGGTCCGCCGGGTGCACGCCGGGCTGCGGGTGGTCGACCCGGTCCTGGCCACGACGTCGCTGGTCGAGGGGTCCAGCCCGCTCACCGAGCGGGAGACCGAGGTGCTGCGGCTCGCCCTCGACGGCGCCACGGTGGCCGCGGTCGCCGGACGACTGCACCTGTCGTCGGGCACCGTGCGCAACCACCTGTCCGCGGCCATCGGCAAGACCGGCACCCGTACCCGGGTCGAGGCGGCGCGGGTGGCCCGGGAGCGGGGTTGGCTCTGA
- the mce gene encoding methylmalonyl-CoA epimerase, with translation MGAMSAPVELPQHLFTAIDHVGIAVADLDEAKEFYAATFGMHTVHEEVNEEQGVREAMVAVGDSDQRLQLLAPLSPSSTIAKFLDRNGPGVQQVAYRVEDLDVVSDVLRERGLRLLYDAPRRGTSDSRVNFIHPKDAGGILVELVEPART, from the coding sequence ATGGGCGCCATGAGCGCACCCGTGGAGCTACCCCAGCACCTGTTCACCGCGATCGACCACGTCGGCATCGCCGTGGCCGACCTCGACGAGGCCAAGGAGTTCTACGCCGCGACCTTCGGGATGCACACGGTGCACGAGGAGGTCAACGAGGAGCAGGGCGTGCGCGAGGCCATGGTCGCCGTGGGTGACTCCGACCAGCGCCTGCAGCTGCTCGCCCCGCTCAGCCCGTCGTCGACGATCGCGAAGTTCCTGGACCGCAACGGCCCCGGCGTGCAGCAGGTCGCCTACCGCGTCGAGGACCTCGACGTCGTCAGCGACGTGCTCCGCGAGCGCGGTCTCCGCCTGCTCTACGACGCCCCGCGACGTGGCACCTCGGACTCGCGGGTCAACTTCATCCACCCCAAGGACGCCGGCGGGATCCTCGTCGAGCTGGTCGAGCCGGCCCGGACCTGA
- the meaB gene encoding methylmalonyl Co-A mutase-associated GTPase MeaB — MAALVAGAREGDQRCVARLVSLVEDASPLLREVMAALAPLTGRAHVVGLTGPPGVGKSTTTDALVRRLRAAGRRVGVLAVDPSSPFSGGALLGDRVRMGDHALDQGVYIRSMASRGHLGGLAWSTPQALRVLDAAGCDVVLVETVGVGQSEVEVAGLADTTVVLLAPGMGDGVQAAKAGILEIGDLYVVNKADRDGADRVRRDLEAALGLAGLEPGRWRPPVLATVASRDEGIDAVVAALDEHRAVSERSGETERRRLRRAREEVEALALTTLRERWESASGRGAPGEDLDRLAAGVAAGRQDPYAAADELLAAWAASARTAGTADPA; from the coding sequence GTGGCCGCGCTGGTCGCCGGCGCCCGTGAGGGCGACCAGCGCTGCGTGGCCCGGCTGGTCTCGCTGGTCGAGGACGCCTCGCCGCTGCTGCGCGAGGTGATGGCGGCGCTGGCGCCGCTGACCGGCCGCGCGCACGTGGTCGGCCTGACCGGGCCGCCGGGCGTGGGCAAGTCGACGACGACCGACGCCCTGGTCCGCCGGCTCCGTGCCGCGGGTCGGCGGGTCGGCGTGCTGGCGGTCGACCCGTCCTCGCCGTTCTCCGGCGGCGCGCTGCTCGGCGACCGGGTCCGGATGGGCGACCACGCCCTCGACCAGGGGGTCTACATCCGCTCGATGGCCTCCCGCGGCCACCTCGGAGGCCTGGCCTGGTCCACGCCGCAGGCACTGCGGGTCCTGGACGCCGCCGGCTGCGACGTGGTGCTCGTCGAGACCGTCGGCGTGGGCCAGAGCGAGGTGGAGGTCGCCGGGCTGGCCGACACCACGGTGGTGCTGCTCGCCCCGGGCATGGGCGACGGCGTCCAGGCCGCCAAGGCGGGCATCCTCGAGATCGGCGACCTCTACGTCGTGAACAAGGCCGACCGCGACGGCGCCGACCGGGTCCGCCGCGACCTCGAGGCCGCGCTCGGCCTGGCCGGCCTCGAGCCCGGCCGCTGGCGCCCGCCGGTGCTCGCCACCGTCGCCTCCCGCGACGAGGGCATCGACGCCGTCGTCGCCGCCCTCGACGAGCACCGGGCCGTCTCCGAGCGCTCCGGCGAGACCGAGCGCCGCCGGCTGCGCCGCGCGCGCGAGGAGGTCGAGGCGCTCGCGCTCACCACGCTGCGCGAGCGGTGGGAGTCAGCGTCCGGTCGGGGTGCGCCCGGGGAGGACCTGGACCGGCTCGCCGCCGGGGTCGCCGCCGGGCGGCAGGACCCGTACGCCGCCGCCGACGAGCTGCTCGCCGCCTGGGCGGCCTCCGCCCGTACGGCGGGCACCGCCGACCCCGCCTGA
- a CDS encoding PH domain-containing protein — MGLLTSVTDPRIGRHLLREEGEVIVDEVRRHWVAYVRPVLEAVVALALLCTVPFVLIDLAGLLMVLALLVLLHAAWLGLGHARDRFVITNMRVFRVHGVLSQHLATMPLARILDISVVKPLHGRLLGFGHFVFESAAQEQGLRDIRYVGDPDARDLAIQRVVQRSGLRGRMVN, encoded by the coding sequence GTGGGTCTGCTCACCTCGGTCACCGACCCCAGGATCGGCCGCCACCTGCTCCGCGAGGAGGGGGAGGTGATCGTCGACGAGGTCCGGCGGCACTGGGTCGCCTACGTGCGTCCGGTCCTGGAGGCCGTGGTCGCGCTGGCCCTGCTCTGCACGGTCCCCTTCGTGCTGATCGACCTGGCCGGCCTCCTGATGGTCCTCGCGCTGCTGGTCCTGCTGCACGCCGCCTGGCTGGGGCTGGGCCACGCGCGGGACCGCTTCGTGATCACCAACATGCGGGTCTTCCGGGTGCACGGCGTGCTCTCGCAGCACCTCGCGACGATGCCGCTGGCCCGGATCCTCGACATCAGCGTCGTGAAGCCGCTGCACGGGCGGCTGCTCGGGTTCGGCCACTTCGTCTTCGAGTCCGCCGCCCAGGAGCAGGGCCTGCGCGACATCCGCTACGTCGGCGACCCCGACGCGCGCGACCTGGCGATCCAGCGGGTCGTGCAGCGCTCGGGCCTGCGCGGACGGATGGTCAACTGA
- a CDS encoding MarR family winged helix-turn-helix transcriptional regulator, whose amino-acid sequence MSLPFDPIDEAARQWGRRWDGVPAMHAVTSLMRTQQLVLARLDALLKPHGLTFARYEALVLLVFSSRGSLPLGKMGERLQVHPTSVTSIVRRLEDADLLVRRPHPDDRRAVLAEITDAGRAVVERATAELVAGDFGLDALDPEALADLSALLRPVRAAAGDF is encoded by the coding sequence GTGAGCCTGCCCTTCGACCCGATCGACGAGGCGGCGCGCCAGTGGGGCCGCCGCTGGGACGGCGTGCCCGCGATGCACGCGGTGACCTCGCTGATGCGCACCCAGCAGCTGGTCCTGGCCCGCCTCGACGCGCTGCTCAAGCCCCACGGACTGACCTTCGCCCGGTACGAGGCCCTGGTGCTGCTCGTCTTCTCCTCCCGCGGGTCGCTGCCGCTGGGCAAGATGGGCGAGCGGCTCCAGGTGCACCCCACCTCGGTCACCTCGATCGTGCGGCGGCTCGAGGACGCCGACCTGCTGGTGCGCCGCCCGCACCCCGACGACCGGCGCGCGGTGCTTGCCGAGATCACCGACGCGGGTCGCGCGGTGGTCGAGCGTGCGACCGCCGAGCTGGTCGCGGGCGACTTCGGTCTCGACGCGCTGGACCCCGAGGCCCTCGCCGACCTCTCCGCGCTGCTCCGCCCGGTCCGCGCCGCGGCCGGTGACTTCTGA
- a CDS encoding co-chaperone YbbN: MTQQPFSRPGAIDLSALKRPAPTAPAGAGAGAGAGAGGAGAPGAPAGGRRASAYAVDVTEESFQATVEASMTAPVLLVFYSPSESPESATMADDVAAAVDDYDGRFLAGLVDIDASPQIAQAMQIPQVPLLLVILEGRPATQPIPGLLGADELRTLLQQLGQQLTTQGITGRHQPRGGAAAPADPGAEEDGDAVDPRFVPAEEALMAGDAAGAVVEYQKLVDANPADSEAVAGLARAKILQRTDGVDLGEARAAAAAAPDDVAAQTLVADLDLAGGHVEDAFARLVELVRRTAGAERDAARDHLVGLFAAVGNADPRVMKGRQALASALF; encoded by the coding sequence ATGACGCAGCAGCCGTTCAGCCGTCCCGGGGCCATCGACCTCTCCGCCCTCAAGCGCCCGGCGCCGACCGCACCCGCCGGTGCCGGTGCCGGTGCTGGTGCTGGTGCTGGTGGCGCCGGAGCGCCCGGCGCCCCGGCGGGCGGGCGACGCGCGTCGGCGTACGCCGTGGACGTCACCGAGGAGAGCTTCCAGGCCACGGTCGAGGCCTCGATGACCGCGCCGGTGCTGCTGGTGTTCTACAGCCCCAGCGAGTCGCCCGAGAGCGCGACCATGGCCGACGACGTCGCCGCCGCGGTCGACGACTACGACGGCCGCTTCCTGGCCGGGCTGGTCGACATCGACGCCTCCCCGCAGATCGCCCAGGCGATGCAGATCCCGCAGGTGCCGCTGCTGCTGGTCATCCTCGAGGGCCGTCCGGCCACCCAGCCGATCCCCGGCCTGCTCGGCGCCGACGAGCTGCGCACCCTGCTGCAGCAGCTCGGCCAGCAGCTGACCACCCAGGGCATCACCGGCCGCCACCAGCCCCGCGGCGGCGCCGCCGCCCCGGCCGACCCGGGAGCCGAGGAGGACGGCGACGCCGTCGACCCGCGCTTCGTCCCGGCCGAGGAGGCCCTGATGGCCGGTGACGCCGCCGGCGCGGTGGTGGAGTACCAGAAGCTGGTCGACGCCAACCCGGCCGACAGCGAGGCCGTCGCCGGGCTCGCCCGCGCGAAGATCCTCCAGCGCACCGACGGCGTGGACCTCGGCGAGGCCCGCGCCGCGGCGGCCGCGGCGCCCGACGACGTCGCCGCGCAGACCCTGGTCGCCGACCTCGACCTCGCCGGGGGGCACGTCGAGGACGCCTTCGCCCGCCTCGTCGAGCTCGTGCGCCGCACCGCCGGTGCCGAGCGCGACGCGGCCCGCGACCACCTGGTCGGGCTCTTCGCCGCGGTCGGCAACGCCGACCCGCGGGTGATGAAGGGCCGCCAGGCACTGGCGTCGGCGCTGTTCTGA
- a CDS encoding EI24 domain-containing protein, protein MSGPAYLLRGLGLWRTRPRLMLLGVVPAALVLLVLLGAIAALLWRVDDLAAWSTPFADDWADPWRPLVRVLLAAAVVLGAVLLSTVVFTGLTLAVGDPFYERIWAAVEEQLGDAPDGDGIPWWRSVRDGLALAATGLLVAVLLLVVGLVPVVGTLTALLAGLAFGGRLLAVELLARPLEARGLDRHARKELLRRRRTTVWGFGLATQACFLVPLGAVAVMPAAVAGATMLARDLLRPAEMTLPDSRGDAPGAPR, encoded by the coding sequence GTGAGCGGGCCGGCGTACCTGCTGCGCGGGCTCGGTCTCTGGCGCACCCGCCCGCGGCTGATGCTGCTCGGCGTGGTGCCGGCCGCGTTGGTCCTGCTCGTGCTGCTGGGGGCGATCGCCGCGCTGCTCTGGCGGGTGGACGACCTCGCCGCGTGGTCCACGCCCTTCGCCGACGACTGGGCCGACCCCTGGCGGCCGCTGGTACGCGTGCTGCTCGCCGCCGCGGTCGTGCTCGGCGCCGTCCTGCTGTCGACGGTGGTGTTCACCGGGCTGACGCTGGCGGTCGGCGACCCGTTCTACGAGCGGATCTGGGCCGCGGTCGAGGAGCAGCTCGGCGACGCGCCGGACGGGGACGGGATCCCGTGGTGGCGCTCGGTGCGCGACGGCCTGGCGCTCGCCGCGACCGGCCTGCTCGTGGCCGTGCTGCTGCTCGTCGTCGGTCTGGTGCCGGTCGTCGGCACCCTGACCGCGCTGCTGGCGGGTCTGGCCTTCGGCGGCCGGCTGCTCGCCGTCGAGCTGCTGGCCCGCCCGCTCGAGGCGCGGGGTCTCGACCGGCACGCCCGCAAGGAGCTGCTGCGCCGGCGGCGTACGACGGTGTGGGGCTTCGGCCTGGCCACCCAGGCCTGCTTCCTGGTGCCGCTGGGGGCGGTGGCGGTGATGCCGGCCGCGGTCGCCGGCGCGACGATGCTCGCCCGCGACCTGCTCCGCCCCGCCGAGATGACGCTTCCGGACAGCCGAGGTGACGCTCCCGGCGCCCCGAGGTGA
- a CDS encoding LysR family transcriptional regulator, with product MIEIAALGSLRAVALHGSVSRAAEVLGYTPSAVSQQVKRLERQVGVPLLERVGRGVIVTRAGRYLVDAGVRVLDDLEAVEAGLHRQTGAVAGHLRLGVFSTATRGLVAPAVRELLAAHPLLTLSVTELEPWDSIDLVAAGHHDVGVVHTWGDVPLDVPDHLVRTSVSHDVADVVCHRDHPLAGRDRVSPADLVGEGWIATPEGTICRQWLSRMYDGTGALPRIAHVSMEFESHLALARAGLGIALVPRLGRSTLGADLVAVPVVDPVPTRDVVAVHRRSMADSPAVAAVLDALAGVSGRRS from the coding sequence ATGATCGAGATCGCCGCCCTGGGGTCGCTGCGGGCCGTGGCTCTGCACGGGTCGGTGTCCCGGGCCGCCGAGGTGCTCGGGTACACCCCGAGCGCGGTCAGCCAGCAGGTCAAGCGGCTGGAGCGCCAGGTGGGCGTACCGCTCCTGGAACGGGTCGGGCGCGGGGTCATCGTGACCCGCGCCGGGCGCTACCTCGTCGACGCGGGCGTCCGCGTGCTCGACGACCTGGAGGCGGTCGAGGCCGGGCTGCACCGCCAGACCGGGGCGGTGGCCGGCCACCTGCGCCTGGGGGTGTTCTCGACCGCCACCCGCGGCCTGGTCGCCCCCGCCGTGCGCGAGCTGCTCGCCGCGCACCCGCTGCTGACCCTCAGCGTCACCGAGCTGGAGCCCTGGGACAGCATCGACCTCGTCGCCGCCGGGCACCACGACGTCGGCGTGGTGCACACCTGGGGCGACGTCCCGCTGGACGTGCCGGACCACCTCGTCCGGACCTCCGTGTCCCACGACGTCGCCGACGTCGTGTGCCACCGCGACCACCCGCTGGCGGGACGCGACCGGGTGAGCCCGGCCGACCTCGTCGGCGAGGGCTGGATCGCGACGCCGGAGGGCACGATCTGCCGGCAGTGGCTCAGCCGGATGTACGACGGCACCGGGGCGCTGCCGCGGATCGCGCACGTCTCGATGGAGTTCGAGTCCCACCTCGCCCTGGCCCGCGCCGGGCTCGGCATCGCGCTGGTCCCGCGGCTCGGGCGGTCCACGCTCGGCGCGGACCTGGTGGCGGTGCCGGTGGTCGACCCGGTGCCGACGCGCGACGTCGTCGCGGTGCACCGCCGGAGCATGGCCGACTCCCCCGCCGTCGCCGCGGTGCTGGACGCGTTGGCCGGCGTCTCCGGGCGCCGCAGCTGA